From the genome of Sinanaerobacter sp. ZZT-01:
GGTCTTGATAAAAATTTTTCGCAAGCTGCGAAATCACCTTTCGCGTATCGTCAGTTTGTAATACCGGTATACTCTGTAAATCAACAGCAAATTCATCTTGTGTAATTACGGCAGCAGCTCCATGAAATGCGGCTTCAACGGCATATATGTGTCCATCCGTTTGATACCCTTTCATGCATACAAATAAATTTCCTTTTTTCACTTTACGAGAATCAATAGAGATTCCTGTAATATCCGTATCTTGCATATCCATCGGACATTTTATCCCCGTTTCGTATAACAGGTCTAAAAGTTTCATGTTATGCCCTCGCTTTTTATTGAAAATATAAATACACGCTTGTATTCAGAGGTACTTTTTCCCCCGCTTTTGGATATTGGTCTACAATGATAAAATTACTGTTCTCTTCCCTCGCAGGAGAAACTGTATATTGCAATGACTTCCCTCCAAGAATGCCAATCGCATCACTGAAATTTGTGCCGGTAACATTTGGCACAATCGCCATTTGGCTATCAATTTCCTTCTGCTCTTCTTCACTATATTGCGGTACAACATTTAGGTAGCGAAGTGTCTCTTCTAAAATCATCTTAACACCCGGTGCTGCCGTCTGGCTTCCGTAATGAACGCCCTGCGGTTCATCAACAACGAGCAGAATAGCAAGCTGCGGGTCTTCCATCGGTGCCATACCAACAAAAGAAGAACAAACTAGATTATCGCTGTATTTTCCGTCAATTACCTTATTTGCAGTACCAGTTTTTCCTCCGATACGATACCCGCTGATTTTCGCATTGCCTCCTCCTCCGACAGATACAACCGATTCCATAATTGTACGCATTTCTTCCGCGGTCTGCTTTGAAACAACCTGACGCACAACTTTCGGTTCTATATTTTGCACTATATTTCCATCGGAATCACGCATTTCTTTTACCAGATGAGGTTCCATAAGCTTTCCATCATTACCAATCGCAGAAATTGCTGTAATCAAACTAATCGGAGTTACTGCAATTCCCTGTCCGTAAGACATGGTCGCAAGACCAACCGGTCCCGCCGTATCCTTGTTTTGCAGAATATTGTTTCCTTCACCCGGATAGTCAATTCTTGTTTTTTCTGTCAATCCAAACAAATCCAAATATTCATAATATTTATCCAATCCAACTCTTTGAGCCAATTGAATAAAAACCGGATTGCAGGAATTTTGCACTGCCTCGGCCAAAGTCTCTTCTCCATGCGGCTTTCCTTTTCTCCAACAATGTAACATTGTGCCTGCGACTTCATAATAATATTTGCAGACAAATTTGTCGGTTGGAGAAGTTACTCTTTCTTCTAACGCAATGGAAGTCGTAATCAATTTGAAGGTAGAACCCGGATCATATGTATCACTAATCATCGGGTTTCTCCACATTTGATTCCAATACGTCTGTTTTTGTTCGTTCGAAAGGCTTTCAACATAAGCTGCCTGCTGCGGGTCAAGAGGAACTCTCGCATTATTCGGATCATAATCCGGACTCATAGCCATCGCTAAAATTTCTCCGGTTTTAGGGTCCATTACAATACACCATACTTGCGTTGCCTGTGTTTCAGCCTGCACTTGATCCAATGCTTTTTCTACGTAATGCTGAATGACTTCATCAATGGTCAGTACTACATTCAAGCCATCTTCTGCCTGAAAATATTTTTCCATTCCATAAGAAAGCCCGTCACCTTTTAAATCCGTATCCTTAATCCATCTTCCGGGAACTCCGCTTAAATATTTATCATACTTGAGTTCAACTCCTGAAAGTCCTCGATTGTCATCTGTTGTACTTCCAAGAATATGAGAGGCGAATGCCCCCAATGGATAATACCGCTTTACATCCTCTGCAATAGAAATACCTGAAAGCTTCGCGTTTCGTATTTGGTCTGCCTTTTCTTTATCTACATACTTTGCAACGCGAACAAGTAACTTATTTTTTGTGATGGTATCCCGAACAGACGGTTCCTCCAATTCCAAAATTTTCGATAAAGCTTTTGCAGTTTTGTCAATCATTAATTCTTTTTCTTCTTTTGTTTTTGCTGAAGCTGCAACGTCCTTAGGGCGCACCCAAATGGTATTGGTTACAGCACTAATCGCAAGTTCTTTACCATTCCGATCCAGGATAATTCCCCGTTTTGCAGGAATCGGAACATCATTTGTTTGTTGCTCAACTGCCATTTTTGCATATCTTTCGCTTGCCACTACTTGAATCCAGCCCACTCGAAACATCAAAAGCATGCAAATAAGACAAGTGCATGCAAAAATGAAAATTAATCTTTTCCTATTTTTATTATTTGTAACAATCATTTTAGTCCTCCAAAGGCACAATGGATTTTTTATTATGTCTTCAGTCATTTTCGTTTCAGATTCAACGAAAAATTTGATAGTCATAAAGTTCTTTCGTTTTTTAGCTGTTCTCTTTATCTGCAAAAAGCTGACAAGCTTTCCCACAGATAAAAAACCGGATTTTCCTTGCAATATGAAATTATCCGGTTTTGCATCCACTTTATGAAATTATTTTCATCGCGTTCTATCTTATTCTATTATACAAAACACTATCTAATTGTATGCCTCTTGCTTTAATGCCAACGCAAAATCCTTAATCGGTACTTCCTCTTTATTAAGATAAACATATTGATCATACGTAGGGTAAACCATTCCTAATTGTGTTTTGGCTTTTTCTTCTACAATTTGAATATTTGACTGGCTTTTTATCTTTACGTTTAAATTTTCGATTTCACCTTCAATTACTACTGATTCTTTCACCAGCTTATTAATATTATATTTAATCTTTGCTGAATATGCCGTGCTTGCAATCAATCCTGCTGATAACACAGCAAGTACCAGGGCTAAAATCATGATCTGACACTTCTCATGCACCGTCATAGTCATTGCAGAACTCTTTTTTTTAGTTTTCAATGGCTTTTTTTTCTTAGGCTTCATATCTAAGCCATACTTATGATAATTTTCTTGATACTCATACCATTTTTCTGCTGCTATCATCTCATTTCTCCCTTTTTTTCAATTATTCTTAGCTTCGCACTTCTAGCTCTAGGGTTCAAGGTTAATTCCTGCTCAGAAGGAAGAATCGGTTTTCTCAATACCTTTTTCACATCTGATTCTTTCCCGCATACACATATAGGAAATTCTTTGGGGCATGTACAGGGGTTTAACCTTTGATTAAATCGTTCTTTTACGATACGATCTTCTAATGAATGGAACGTTATAATACATAATCGTCCCTGATCAGAAAGCACATCCAAAAAAGCATCTACTGCTCTCTCCAACTGTCCAAGTTCATCATTCACTTCAATTCGGATTGCCTGAAAGGTTCTCTTTGCGGGGTGTGGTCCATCTCTCCTCGCCGAAGCCGGTATCGCCGCCTTAATAGTTGTTACAAGCTGTCCTGTGGTTGTAATCGGTGACTTTTTTCTTTCCTTAATAATAAATTGACTAATTCGAGAAGCCCACCGTTCTTCACCATATTGACGAATAATCCTTGTTAATTCTTCTTCACTGTATGTATTGACCACTGTTTCTGCTGTAAAAGTATCTTCCGCATTCATCCTCATATCAAGCGGTGCATCTTTCATATAAGAAAATCCTCTTTCTCCATTATCCAATTGGAACGAAGACACCCCTAAATCGAGAAGCGCTCCATCAATCGACGAAAGATTCTGTTCCTTCAATATATTTTTGATGTCAGAGTAATTGTTTTGCACAAATATTTTTTTACAATTGTACTTCTCTAAGTTTGCAGCAGCAGCACGCAAAGCATCTTTATCACGATCAATACCAATTAAAGTCCCCTTTGAATTTAATCTTTCACAGATTCCACTTGCATGTCCGCCGCCTCCAAGAGTCCCATCCACATAAATCCCTTCCGGATTTATGTTTAAATTTTTAATTGACTCAGAAAACAAAACCGATACATGTTTAAATTCCATTAACCCCTCCTATATCCCGTAGCTTTCCATTTGTTCCGCAAATTCACTGGCGTCTAACATCTCTCCATTCTCCGCATTTTCATAAGCTTGCTTACTCCAAATTTCTATTTTGTTTAATACGCCGATGGTTACCAGTTCTTTTTCAATGTTTGCATAGTTTCTTAAGCTCTGCGGGATGGTGAGTCTCCCCTGCTTGTCCAGTTCGCCCTCTACCGCACTCGCGTAGAAGTAACGAACAAACGCTCTGGCTTTTGGGTCCGATACCGGAAGCTTATCCAACTTTTCATGAAACTTCGCCCACTCAGTCATTGGATAAATATAAAGACAATTGTCCAGTCCTTTGGTCAAAACACATTTATATTCCAGCTGTTCACGAAATTTCGCAGGCACAATAATTCGGCCTTTACTGTCTATTGAGTTTTGATATTCGCCCATTAACATGAAACAATTACCCCACTATGATTTTTTGATTACTTCCACTATACTCCACTTTGCTCCACTTCGCAACCACAGCAAAACAAAAAAGCATCACAAAGCAATCATTTTTATCTCCATTTCATTTCTTAATAAAATATTAAGCGTTTATCTACACAATATATTGTGCTTGGACATATTCAACCTCCAAAATATCGTTTTAAAAAAGTGGAGCGCTCGTGGAGCGTTCGTGGTGCATTTCTAATTTTATTGTCATTTTATAAGAGAAATAAATTTAATTTTTTTTAAATATTTATAAATTGCTTCGTTTCCAGTGTGACAAGATTTTTATTTTCCCATATACTATACCAACAACAAAGGATACACTTAAACAAAATCTTCTCTCTTTTCTATACATATTGATAAAGAATTTCATTCAATATGTAATTTTGATTCTAACAATAAAAGAGAGGTATCAATCATGCCAAGAAATAGAAGAAATTCTTGTCTCCCTCGCTGCGGAAGCCGCTGTTTAGGTAATGTTTGCGGCACAAACATCGATACGGAAGGCATAGATTTTACAAACGAAAAATCAAATTTAGTATACATGGATAAAGTATTTTGCTTTACAGACGCAACCAGCTGTCCTCTAATGTTTAATTTGAATACAGGGGGGCCAAATCAAAACCGCTTTGTTACAGAGCTTACGTTAGAACCGCAAAATTGCTGTTGTTCTCCATGTACTTTAGAACCAAATGCTGTATTTAATATTGAAAACTCCTTTGTTGTCGTTGAGTACTTCAACACAAGACCACCAGGCAACCTTTCTGCTAACCAGGTTTCGCTCGATGGCTATCCTGTTGATTCGGTAGACTATTCGAACGGACAATATCTTGCTAAAACAGCCGGCATAGGCTCAATGCTCCAAAGAGAACGCTGCATGGATGCAGGTCTTCCTACAAAGGCCTTCTTTTTAATCAATAATGTAGGTCCTTGGGACATTCGAGCAAAATATGTATTAGAAGGTACTGTAAATACTGGTGGAAGAAATTGCCGTTTCTGCTGTAAAATTTCAAATGCAGATGGTACTGTAAACACCCAGCTTCCACCGTCCTGTGGATCGAGCTTTGCAATTCCGGATCTCAGTTTACCGTGCAGTATTAACGGTATCGCTCCGGATATTCGATTCCAATTCGATGCAGGAGTAGAGCTGGTCAATCCAACCTTAACATTAAATGGTGGCGGAAGATGTCCAAAACCAAGCTGCGGCTGCGGATGCGGTTGTGAATGTGAGCCTCAATGTGACAGGATCGTAGATTCTCTAGGCCAAAATTTCGGCAATAACTACAATCCGAATAATTTAACATTGACTCTCGCTTCAAAGGTTGCGATCGAACCGACCGTTCATATCGAAGTTGTACGCCAAACACTGTTCTGTACCAATGCATGCGAAGCTTTAATCCCTTGTGATGGCTCCGTAAGTGCAGCAGAAGATGAAGAATGCGTCAATCCATTCCTGCCTGACTGTTCTTGTGGAAGTTCTAACGTTGCAGGCGTTCAAAGCTGTGATTATGATTCGGAGGAACTCGCCCCGATATCTACTACATGCGGTTCTGGATGCGGCACTGGATGTGGCTGCAATGTTCAATGGAACAATAACTGTGGATGCGGATGCAGCGGAGGAAATAACGCTGGATGCCAGCAATCAACAAATTGTTCCAATACTAGAAGAGTATGTAGCTTCCATGGTTACAATGGTTGCAGTTGGTAATTTTTTATCCGGTGCAATCAAAAACAGCTTCCTTACATATGCAAGGAAGCTGTTTTGCAATATTATAGTTTTTTATTTTATTTCACCCTTTTCTTTTACATAAACCAATTTATTGTTTGAACTCCCGTTTGCCACAGAGCGAATCTCGAATAAATCCAATGATTTTATAAACGGGGTTAATTTATTGAAACCATAGTTTCTTACATCAAAGTCCGGATATCTCTTCGTCAAACGATTCCCTATATCTCCTATAAATACCCATTCATCTTCATCTGAATTCTCTTCTACAATCGTTGCAATTGCTCTTCTGATTGTTTCCAAGCTGGTCATTTGCTCTTCCGAAGCTTTCTCGGTATTGTTGTCCTCTTTTTCTATCTTTTCTAAATCCAGACGCTCCTGCTTTGATCCCTTTAAATTCTTCAATACCTTAAGAGATTTTTTAGCTGAATTTTTTTCATTTTCCTGATTATTCTCATGCTTTAGTGGAATTTGACCTGCCAATATGTCTAAATATTTAAATTTATTGCAAGCTGAAATAAATGCTTTCGGCGTTTTCTGTTCTCCCATTCCTACAACGTCCATCCCGGATTCCCTCAGTCTGGAAGCTAAACGTGTAAAATCACTGTCACTCGAAACTAAGCAAAATCCATCCACATTTCCTGAATATAAAATATCCATCGCATCGATTATCATCGCTGAATCGGTAGCATTCTTTCCTGTTGTATAACCATACTGCTGCATTGGCGTTATCGAATGTTCCAGCAGTGCTTTTTTCCACTGTGCAAATGCAGGCTTTGTCCAGTCTCCGTAAATTCTTTTATAGGTTGCAGTTCCATCATTAGATATTTCGTCTAAAATTACTTTAATATATTTTTCTGAAATATTATCCGCATCGATCAGCACTGCAAATTTTTTATCATTAGGCATAACGCTTCCTTTCCGATTCTTTTCATCAAATAAGGTTTATACTCTATCTTACTATATTTTTTTTAAGCTTTTCAATGCTTTCTTTATAAACATGATAACATATCCTCTTATTTTATTAGGATATCTTTTTATTTTTTATATTTTTATCATTTTAGGTAAAACTATAAATGATTTTTAAAATACAATTAAAAGGAGGGATGAAATTGAGAAAAGCATATCGTAAGTGGTGGATTCCAATTTTTTCACTCATTATTTTTCTGATTTTACCTTGTGCTCTTATGCCGCAAATTTTGAGTTACTTTGACCATCCCGGCAGCTGGCTTTCAGAAAGCTCTTTCCACAAAGATGATTTACTGAATTTTTATGCGGCTTTCTTCACATTTCTGGGTACGATTGTCTTGGGCGTAGCCGCTATTTATCTGAGTCAGCAAGCAAATGATATGAATAAACGTTTGATTAAAATTGAAGAAAATAATTATATTCCAACCATAGATATTAACTGTATGAGTCCAGATGAATTAAGAGATTTCATTTTGAAAGATGTTTTCTGCATCAATCTGGATGAAGCTTTTGTAAATATAACCGAAGATATGGATATCTCCACAGAATCTCCTGATTTAGTCATTCTCCTTACAATGACAAACGTAAGTCGAACTGACATCATAAATATTGAATTGTGCCAGCTGACTATAAAAATAAAGCGTCAGGGGAAAAGATCCATCATTATCCCTTATAAAACTTTGACCATTTCTTTGAATAATAAAGTACCATATCAAAGCACCATACCCTTTATCATCGGAGGAATCCCTTTAAAGCGTGTCTTGTCTCAAATTTCTCGTGAGGAAGAAGAACCGATACCGGAAAGCTCTGTTGTATCCTTGACTCTGGAATTTCATTGCACGAATTTTTTAGGTGAGACCTATGTCCAAAAAATAAAAGTCGATTTAGTCTCTGTCTGGGAACAGAAAATTAATTTCCCTGCCGTTGAAAACAAAAGAAATATCATGATCTATGCGCTATGATGAATTGAATATATTACATTTTTGTAATATTTCATTCAACTATTGATTTCCCACTAAATTCCCAATAAAATGAAATCAAGTATATCAATAAAGGGGGAAAAATGGCAAAAAAATTTAATACTCAATTCATGTGCTTCTTATTTGCAATTTTGCTGATACTTCCGCTTATCTTGAGCGGATGCGGTATCCCAAAAGATAAGGATGCTCCTGAAATTACAGTTGATTATCTGAGTCACGGCTATGCAGACCAATTAATTTCTGACGGAGCCGAAAAAATAATCGGTTCAATCGAATTATTAAAAAATGAAAAGGAAGAAATACTTGTCACTGTTCATCAAAAAGAATTGATTCCTGATGAAAACGAGGAAAACGGCTACCGAATTGTAAGCTACGCAGCTAACCAAGAATACAGTCTGCCTAGTCATGCATATTGCACTTTCCTTACAGGAAAAAAAAGTGGTTCATCCGAAATTCTTTCATCAGAAGAGTTCCTTACCGCAATACAAGAAGATTATAAAAATAATGGCGATTTTTCTGAATACGGTGATTTTATTTTATATGACATTTATGTTTTAGATGATCAAATCCAATTAATATTAGCTCGATGATTCACATAGAAAAAGGGCAGTTACCAAAGGATTCGTTTTAAATCCTTTGGTAACTGCCCTTTTTCTATTTTCAATTCCTTTTTTATTTCTTTTTATTCATAACGCAATGCTTCAATTGGATCAAGCTTCGCAGCACGTCTTGCTGGATAGATTCCAAAGAATATTCCGACTAAGGCAGCAAACCCTACTGCAACCAAAATAATCATTGGATTGATTGCAAATGAGACGTTTGCAACTTTCATACCAATCGCTGCAATACTGATTCCTAAGAATGTACCAAGCATACCTCCAATTGAAGAAATAATCATCGATTCAATTAGGAATTGCAGCAAAATATCCTTCGTCCTAGCTCCGAGTGATTTACGAATTCCGATTTCTCTTGTACGCTCCGTAACCGAAACAAGCATGATATTCATAATACCAATACCGCCAACCAGTAAAGAAATGCCCGCAATAACCCCGATTGCCATAGACACAACTTCCAGCATACCATTCATCCTATCCTGCTGTACAGCAGAAGATTCATACTTGTAGTATTGATCCGGCATCCCCTTCGCACGAGCTAGAAAAGAAGAGATGCTCTCACCAAACTCTTCCTGATCAACTCCATCATAGGAATACGCCAAAAAGCTAGTCGAAGCATCCGATTGCTGCTTCATAACTGTATACGGCACATATCCGGTAAAATTGCCACTTCGATTCATACCGCTGAAAATAGAATCTTCCACTTTATAAATACCAATGATGATATAATCTTGGCTATCTTCTTCCACTTTCAATTCTATTTCTTGCCCAACCGCATTTTCCGTACCAAACAATTCTTGTGCGGCACTCGCTTCCAAAACCAGGCGATTTTTCTTGCCGTCTAAATCTGCCTGATTAATCATTCTTCCATGAAGAATATTCAAATTCATAATGCGGTCCAATCCGGGCGCACATCCGGTTAACTCAATCCTTCCTTCCACTTTGCCAACACGAACATCGCTCGTTTCATACGGTGATGGGTCAATATAACGAATCTCCTTTGCAAATTTTTCTTTTGCCATCATCAAGTCATCTATGCTGAAAAGGGCTTCCGACGGAATATAATCATCTACCATCGCCCAGTTGATATATACATACATTGCATTTTTTCCGTAGCTTTCAAATTCTTTATCAACAACACCTTGAATACTTGATCCGATTGCTGTGATTGCAATAACAGAACTGATTCCAATGATAATACCAAGCATCGTCAGGAAGGAACGCATCTTATTGGTTCGAATCGCAGAAAGCGCCAATCGAATATTTTCTAGAATTAACATGACTTAACACTCCCTTCGCTGGTCTCATCAACGGAAGCTTTCAGCCTTCTGTCTACATCAGAAATAATGCAGCCATCCTTAAATGTGATGACCCGATCTGTAAACTCTGCAATATCCGGCTCATGCGTAACAATGATAACCGTGTTGCCTTCATTTCTATTTAAATCTGTAAAGATATCCATAATTTCTACGGAAGATTTGCTGTCTAAATTCCCAGTCGGTTCATCGGCTAAGATGATTGGCGGGCGGGTTGCAAGTGCTCTTGCAATGGCAACTCTTTGTTTTTGTCCACCGGAAATCTCATTTGGCATGTGATCCGCTCTCTCTCCAATGCCAACTCGATCCAGAAGCTGCTGTGCTCTTTCTTCTCTCTCCTCCAGCGGAACTTTTGCATATACCATTGGGAGTTCTACATTTTTTAATGCGCTCGTACGAGGTATTAAATTAAATGACTGAAATACAAACCCAATCTTTTGATTTCGAATGATTGAAAGCTCATTGTCACTTTTCTCCCTGACGTCCATTCCATCTAGGTAGTAATGTCCCGAGGTCGGACGATCCAAACATCCCAATATGTTCATTAAAGTGGATTTTCCAGATCCAGACGTACCCATAATTGCTATGTACTCGCCTTGATTTACCGTAAGGTTCAGAGATTTCAGTGCTTGAACCTTTATGTCACCGTTTTGATAAACTTTAACTAAATTTTCTATTTTAATGATTTCATTCATCTTCTTCCACCCCTGCCATAGTATCCACTTCCATACCATCAGCAAAGTCTGCGGATGGGCTTATGACAAGTTGGTCTCCTTCTTTTACGTCACCGGAAACGAGTTCTGCATAAAAGTCACTTTCCAGACCTTTTTCAACTATAATTTTTTTCAACTTCCCTTTTTCCAATATGAATACATAGGATTCTCCAGTGAGGGGATCGTCTACGACAGCATCCAGCGGCAGTGCTAAAACGCCATTCGCTTCTCCCACCTTGATATTTGCTTTTGCAGATACCCCTGCTATCAGACGGGAATCGCTCTCGGTAATTAAAATAGTAACCGGAATTACCATCTCTTTATTTCCTGCCTCTTTTTCTTCACCGGTCGGTGCGATTTGTTCTACAACGCCGTCCACCAATTTGTCTCCCAAAACTTCTGCACTAATATTTACGGTCTGACCGACTTTAATATTGCCGATATCATATTCGCTGACATTTACATCCATCTGTAATTGCTGTAAGTTTTCGATCACAAACAAAGCTCCCTTGCCCTGCGTTTCATCCGCTTGAAGGCCCAACGTTGCATTGACCCGAGTTACTGTACCGCTAATCGGACTTATAATGCGATTTTTTTCCGATAAATTTTTACTATTCAAACTATTTAAAGTCGTTTTGCTATTTTCATATGCAGCTTCCGATTTTAAAAATTCTTGCTTTGAAATTCCGCCGGACTCATAAAGGCTTTTGCTTGTTTCATAGTCAA
Proteins encoded in this window:
- the rsmH gene encoding 16S rRNA (cytosine(1402)-N(4))-methyltransferase RsmH; this translates as MEFKHVSVLFSESIKNLNINPEGIYVDGTLGGGGHASGICERLNSKGTLIGIDRDKDALRAAAANLEKYNCKKIFVQNNYSDIKNILKEQNLSSIDGALLDLGVSSFQLDNGERGFSYMKDAPLDMRMNAEDTFTAETVVNTYSEEELTRIIRQYGEERWASRISQFIIKERKKSPITTTGQLVTTIKAAIPASARRDGPHPAKRTFQAIRIEVNDELGQLERAVDAFLDVLSDQGRLCIITFHSLEDRIVKERFNQRLNPCTCPKEFPICVCGKESDVKKVLRKPILPSEQELTLNPRARSAKLRIIEKKGEMR
- a CDS encoding penicillin-binding transpeptidase domain-containing protein, coding for MIVTNNKNRKRLIFIFACTCLICMLLMFRVGWIQVVASERYAKMAVEQQTNDVPIPAKRGIILDRNGKELAISAVTNTIWVRPKDVAASAKTKEEKELMIDKTAKALSKILELEEPSVRDTITKNKLLVRVAKYVDKEKADQIRNAKLSGISIAEDVKRYYPLGAFASHILGSTTDDNRGLSGVELKYDKYLSGVPGRWIKDTDLKGDGLSYGMEKYFQAEDGLNVVLTIDEVIQHYVEKALDQVQAETQATQVWCIVMDPKTGEILAMAMSPDYDPNNARVPLDPQQAAYVESLSNEQKQTYWNQMWRNPMISDTYDPGSTFKLITTSIALEERVTSPTDKFVCKYYYEVAGTMLHCWRKGKPHGEETLAEAVQNSCNPVFIQLAQRVGLDKYYEYLDLFGLTEKTRIDYPGEGNNILQNKDTAGPVGLATMSYGQGIAVTPISLITAISAIGNDGKLMEPHLVKEMRDSDGNIVQNIEPKVVRQVVSKQTAEEMRTIMESVVSVGGGGNAKISGYRIGGKTGTANKVIDGKYSDNLVCSSFVGMAPMEDPQLAILLVVDEPQGVHYGSQTAAPGVKMILEETLRYLNVVPQYSEEEQKEIDSQMAIVPNVTGTNFSDAIGILGGKSLQYTVSPAREENSNFIIVDQYPKAGEKVPLNTSVYLYFQ
- a CDS encoding ABC transporter ATP-binding protein, producing the protein MNEIIKIENLVKVYQNGDIKVQALKSLNLTVNQGEYIAIMGTSGSGKSTLMNILGCLDRPTSGHYYLDGMDVREKSDNELSIIRNQKIGFVFQSFNLIPRTSALKNVELPMVYAKVPLEEREERAQQLLDRVGIGERADHMPNEISGGQKQRVAIARALATRPPIILADEPTGNLDSKSSVEIMDIFTDLNRNEGNTVIIVTHEPDIAEFTDRVITFKDGCIISDVDRRLKASVDETSEGSVKSC
- a CDS encoding efflux RND transporter periplasmic adaptor subunit; amino-acid sequence: MFHKKEKDAANVMADHTAGDEAVLGTQDEVQTESTASANKKKKKKTKGKKKFIILGIAILVVAIAVLKMTSGGKEIKPMVATVPLTTMDLEQIVSIKGYVQGSETADVTSSQSKEVVSILVKEGDTVTKGQLLATLKSSSDDAENQLVYEKEEAVRNLELAKFDYETSKSLYESGGISKQEFLKSEAAYENSKTTLNSLNSKNLSEKNRIISPISGTVTRVNATLGLQADETQGKGALFVIENLQQLQMDVNVSEYDIGNIKVGQTVNISAEVLGDKLVDGVVEQIAPTGEEKEAGNKEMVIPVTILITESDSRLIAGVSAKANIKVGEANGVLALPLDAVVDDPLTGESYVFILEKGKLKKIIVEKGLESDFYAELVSGDVKEGDQLVISPSADFADGMEVDTMAGVEEDE
- a CDS encoding ABC transporter permease, which codes for MLILENIRLALSAIRTNKMRSFLTMLGIIIGISSVIAITAIGSSIQGVVDKEFESYGKNAMYVYINWAMVDDYIPSEALFSIDDLMMAKEKFAKEIRYIDPSPYETSDVRVGKVEGRIELTGCAPGLDRIMNLNILHGRMINQADLDGKKNRLVLEASAAQELFGTENAVGQEIELKVEEDSQDYIIIGIYKVEDSIFSGMNRSGNFTGYVPYTVMKQQSDASTSFLAYSYDGVDQEEFGESISSFLARAKGMPDQYYKYESSAVQQDRMNGMLEVVSMAIGVIAGISLLVGGIGIMNIMLVSVTERTREIGIRKSLGARTKDILLQFLIESMIISSIGGMLGTFLGISIAAIGMKVANVSFAINPMIILVAVGFAALVGIFFGIYPARRAAKLDPIEALRYE
- a CDS encoding NYN domain-containing protein yields the protein MPNDKKFAVLIDADNISEKYIKVILDEISNDGTATYKRIYGDWTKPAFAQWKKALLEHSITPMQQYGYTTGKNATDSAMIIDAMDILYSGNVDGFCLVSSDSDFTRLASRLRESGMDVVGMGEQKTPKAFISACNKFKYLDILAGQIPLKHENNQENEKNSAKKSLKVLKNLKGSKQERLDLEKIEKEDNNTEKASEEQMTSLETIRRAIATIVEENSDEDEWVFIGDIGNRLTKRYPDFDVRNYGFNKLTPFIKSLDLFEIRSVANGSSNNKLVYVKEKGEIK
- a CDS encoding cell division protein FtsL, encoding MIAAEKWYEYQENYHKYGLDMKPKKKKPLKTKKKSSAMTMTVHEKCQIMILALVLAVLSAGLIASTAYSAKIKYNINKLVKESVVIEGEIENLNVKIKSQSNIQIVEEKAKTQLGMVYPTYDQYVYLNKEEVPIKDFALALKQEAYN
- the mraZ gene encoding division/cell wall cluster transcriptional repressor MraZ; the protein is MLMGEYQNSIDSKGRIIVPAKFREQLEYKCVLTKGLDNCLYIYPMTEWAKFHEKLDKLPVSDPKARAFVRYFYASAVEGELDKQGRLTIPQSLRNYANIEKELVTIGVLNKIEIWSKQAYENAENGEMLDASEFAEQMESYGI